The Branchiostoma floridae strain S238N-H82 chromosome 12, Bfl_VNyyK, whole genome shotgun sequence genome segment tacatcaaattttttccagaccggtccaattaaaaaaaatggttttgtacactgtaccgatacccaacCCTAATGTAACCTTTAGAGCACTAATATAATTGTAGTGCTCACAATTTTAGGTAACTTGAAGGTGGTTGAAATTCAATGTTGAACATATTTTGATGAAAGATATTCCAGATGAAGTCGAGAAatatatcacaacattttgacaTCCAGATTGATAAAGATTCTCCCTGTCATTCCTATTTGATAGCCAGGTCAGGATGGCACAGGAAACCAACTCCAGTCATGAGCCACAATTAAACAGTCCTGAGTGTCCAATCAGTTAACCCCACCCTGTTCTCATTAAACACCTGTACTCTGCAACCATTTTTCCTCAGTCGCTTAAGTAACCAAAACAAATGGACACAGACTATGAATGCTTCAAGCCTACGCTCTACTAagtgttttgtaccatgtaacAAGTGATATATATTCTTGATAGACTTATTAGGActtgatgtaatctgtatctatgttgtattttataatctgacccttacctccctcatgacttcaatgaaaagcggcctgctgaccaatttgagcttctcatgaattatTTAAacgaaggttcaaacaaacaaactggttGCTGTATCCATGGTTAACTTCAAACGAAAAACATTTAAACCAACTTTTACTTTAGAAAAGTGTCTAAGTCAAGTCGTAGCCCATTCCCGGATAACACTTTCACCCTGGGAGTAAGCCTGCATTTCTGCTTCAATGCTTCTTCTGAATGCCAAATAAGGCGATCTCACGGAGTATTGTTGTCGAGAGAATTTCTAATAGTCTGTGCAGCTTCCTGTGGACCATCTTCTGACATCTAAGGCACCGCTGCATTCCAATTATGTCCACGTGTGCAGAGCGGAATACTAAAAGGGAGGTGCAGTGACTCGGATCTTGACAAAGTGTGAAAGAAGTTTAGTCTCCTTCAGTGAAGAGTGAAGcatgcaactgttacagtttctGAGACTGGgtacaaaatgtcaaattagTAAAAGGTCAACTTGGTTGTTGcaatttaagaaacaaaaattttAGATGGTGCAGCACTGCAGGGTTTGAAAAATTACTCATTTCAGAGataagaacaaattttcttacgtttgtgtattttgctgtcctataagtcatacttttatgtattatgcAACATTTGAATTATAAAAATCAGCCACAAtaacacaactgttacagtgccTATTAGCAAGTGAAAGAAACCGGCAGTGCCAcacaggtgccccaagtgcagtgagataccatctaaACTGAAAGATCAACAAGAAAATAGGCTTTTTTACATgaacaaaaaatagcaattactatgcATAATGCCCCAAATGACTAAACTGGTAGAGGTTTAAACTACAGGTAAAGTTTCTAATAATACCTGATAAGAACAGAACTAGaaatagttactgtagtagtgcCTTCAAGCAGCAGAGTGATCTACCCAAGACTTATGTGCTTAGAAGTTAATTTCTTCCTTGAAATTTTGTTGTCGAACTCATTACTAAGCAGAGACTAGAAGCACCCTTGTTACATTATAGTTTTAATTTAAACATTGCTTGCAGCTAGATTTGCAAAGGTTAGGTGCGACAGGTCATTCAGTGTCAACATAACAAGCTGTTGTCAATTTGTGTGCCTGCTTTCATTCATAACAGAGCCACCACTTCAGGAATAAACATGAGAAATATCAATTTTACAATTTTGGTCTACTCTgtgaataaatacatgtaattttcaaaaagCCTCTGAGTCAGTTATGGCCCATTGTCCTTGGTTTTAATGACATCTCAGAAATAACATTCAGTAAGAGGAAAGGGTGAAGGAAATACACATTAATGTATGAATTTTTCACTCCCTTAAACTGTGTCAATCCCCTCAGTCTGTTTTCCTGTTATTTCATTCTTCAATTGTAATAGTTACtgtttaattttgcggtagggAGAAAATAAACTGTTCATAGTGGTTTTCAGTTAGTGGTAGAAACAATTCTGCACTATAGTGACAAAATGAAACACTAATTTAGATACCTTTATGGAAAGCCAGTCAAAAACCAACTAGTGTTCGGCTTCACGCCTATATACCTGCAACTTTGAAAGGGTaaatagaatactgtaaatccagaaatgttcgcggtggattaatgttcgcggttttcgcggtgaccactttactgcaaatttaaaaccgccgcaaagatttttctattatggtattagactgctgCGTCtatgcaaacttaaatccactgcgaaaagtcccttttaccgctaccgcaaaattaaatccctgcaaacttaaatgcattaacagtagTACACCAAAGTACATGCATGGTGCTTAGACAAGGGGGTAGTCAGAAGAAAGAGTCAGACCAACAATTTATGACGTGTTTTTAAGCTTGCACTGAAAATGTTTTGCATAAAACTCGAACATTAAACCATGGCACAAATTTCAACATAAAATTTTTCAATATCTGAATGGGCCCAAGAGCCGCTACAAAATGAAATTGCTGTGGCCAGGCACCATTATTAACAGACTGACATGTTTTCCTTATGCTGGTCACAAGCCAGGTCATGCGTTGCACTGGTAATCTAACAGTTGAGTAGGTCCCTttagcaagtacatgtactgcatgCTAGATCTGATCACACATTCAAGTATTTAGATGGACCGATGTCTGGTCAGTTGGCAGGTCTCTCAAATTATCCCCAAGGCTTTCCTGGTTGCCGGCAGGGAAAGTAGGCATTTAAAAGGACGAGCTCTCACATCAGTGGACCACAATGTGTCACACTGGAGAAAACGTGTTTGGGTGCTATCACTAACAAATCAAACGCATACGTACCTGACCCCCTTTTAATGCAAACGGTTTGCTGGTCTTAAAAAGTAAATATAATATGTAATATGTGTACCTCTGTAAAATTATTATTCTAACTAAATTAAGTGTCTATTTTTGCCAGTTAAACATTTGCAAATCAAGATCATTAGATCTAGGCCCTCCTTTAATGAGGTCAGCATATTAGATACAAGTAAGAATAAAATTACTGTATACTGAAATTAATGTATTACTAATTTACTTCAACTACTACTAGGTAAAAATGTACAACATATGTACAATCTTTATGAACACTATTGCCAGAGAAATTAATTGACCAAACATCATAAACTATGTCACTgaatgtattacattgtatcattattgcAAATACTTTGACAGACATATTACAGATTTAACATTCATTAAATCTCGTGTTGATATTAGAGTCATTTACCGAGTACTAGTaaaaattttgcataattacttAATGCACCCAAACgtaacaaaaacaatttcacacacatacataaaattAGTGTGAAAGCCAATTTGAGACTAAATCTggattcattttgaaaatttctgCCATCTCATTTGACACAGAACCATTGTCTTCAAAATCAATTGCAAGAAATAGAATTTGTATCTATCATATATTAAGAAGAGCAAGTTACATGactgtataaaaaaaattctgatttTAAAAGCAACTAGATATCTATGGCGACCACAAACCATATCTTGCATATGGTGTAATCGCACAAGCCCTGGTCTGTATTTTTTATTGAATATCAAAGACATTATAATCATTCTGGGAAATTTGGGGAGACTTCTGAGAAACTCAGGCAGAACTCCAAATGTAATTTGTACTAATCTGTAGACTAGGCTACGTATATGTCATGGTAACTACATGCATGTTACGTCTGATTTAgtcacttacatgtatttcagtaaCAGACTAATGCTGAAATTTTAAATCTTACCCAACTGGCTGTAACTCATTTAAAATGAATGGCAGAATATTCACTCGACAGTAAAATTTTCACTTAAGTCTAAATGTATTGCTGCTTAATGTCTTATGTGTAAAGACTGCTTGAAACTAAACTTCCTGTCTTCAATTTTGCAACATCTTTATTTCTGATTCTCAGTGGCAACTCCTGTTAATATATGGCAGTCTAGCACTAGCACTATGGCACTAAACTATTACATTGTCATGTACACATGTGTATAGCATTTTTGTGAAACTCCTGCTTTAGAAGTCTAGTGTTGATTAGACATTCCAAGCACCATGCCCTAAATACACTGTTGATATGGTCTTAGTGTACCATTGACGCACAATTTAGCTTTACTGTAAAGTTATAATTTAGTTTATGTCACacaatatataatattatgtggTTTGCTTGtctcttgatacatgtacagtgtacaccAAAATATTATGCTGTTACTAGTTTTATCATTCCCCTTGTATCACCCTTGATACGCAATTACTTCAAATTCATTATGCATATTGGAATTTGATTTGTACAATTCATATCTAACTCATATCTGataatttggcacaggggttaACCCCATTCAGCagcaaaattatatttttgcagtctgcaggaTAAAATCTTATGTCTTTTGTCACATCTGATAAAATTATGTCACATATATTTTGATGAATCTTAATCTATGTAGCTATCCCTTCATTTAGAAATTTCCACAAATTCTTTTTACTAGAGGTAGGAAATAAGTCAACAATCCATCTATAGTTTGTTCACAATCTCTTATTCTGTTATTTGATAGAATCTTGTAACTATTGCTTGACAGAAATCATGTCTTTAATTTTAGCTATTCTagagaaaacaaattttattTAGATAGCAATATTCAACAGATCTATGTACCCAGAGTATTTACCTGTGATGTTCATAGGCTGATTGGATGATTTTATATCAATTAGTGCTAGCCCCCTTTGCAGACCTTCTACTGAATTTCTAGGAGTGCCAGACTGATTTTGGGGGACGGCATTAAAGATCTCTTCTACCACTACAGAACACGTGTACGGGCCTCTTGTTGAAAATCAGCCCTACCCCCTAGAATTAACACTGAAACTTCTACAAGATCTGTGACAGAGACAAATctagtgcaggaaatggcacaACTACTCACTCTAACGGACAAAAAGCTCGGAACATGAGCATCCCTTTAGACCTACAGGAGATGTTGACGCTCTGGTTGGCCGATACAAACACCACGATCCCACGGGAGAACTTGACCTTGTGTTCGGTGACAGACGCCGTGGTGCCCTCCCCCTCTCCCTCTATGGTCAGTACGATACTCGCGCTATCCACCGCCTCGAGGGTGTAGGAACAGGGCTGGGCACAGTCCGAGGGAATCTGGGAGTGCAAAAAAATTTCAGCAAAACTCAGAATTTGGAAAGTTAGCtcaaagtaatctccaagcagatgaaaggACGTGGCTTGGAGGCTATTAGTAAgataaaatacattttatttatgGTAGATATATAAGGGGTGCTGTCAGCTagaactcactcactcactatccggtttaacgtctgttgttccccatcccttGGGAGTTAGATGTGCTTACACGTAGATGAGGGGGCTTGATGGCATTGTGGATTGTGGATCTAATTGTGAGTAAATTTGAATCCCCATTCATCCCTGGCCAGGAGACGTAGAGgaaattttttttgctgaagggggggggggatcattACAGGGATTCAATGTATCACCATTCTGTAGAATTTCCCTCATTGCAGCGTGTAGAATTTTAGAGAGTTTTGTTCAAAATGGGCCATTTTGAGTATTGATGAGGAGCAACAGTCACAaaagcatccctggtcaatctaAATTTTATGTATCATTAGATCTAGATGATCTGCTTCCCTGAAtaaggagggggagggggcatggTCAGGGCAAGGGGACATAGTGCCCTTGCTCCCCTctcaaaaaaaaacaacattagcaGGTACTTTGATGTCTTCTAGTTGCGTAATAAGAACTAAAATATCCAAAGATTTACCAACCAGATGACACTATTTGTGGGTGTAGAATTTAACTGCTTTAGACTGCTAATGCTGCCCAATGTGTCATGAGACACGGCAGGATCTAAgaagtttgtttgaacctttaaatGTAGAAGACAAACCTTTGAGACTTTGAAACTATTTGTGGACgtagaaaataaacatttgaTACTTTGAAACTATTTGTGGATGTAGAACACAAACCTTTGAGACTTTGAAACTATTTATGGATGTAGAACACACACCTTTGAGACTTTGAAACTAATTGTGGGTGTAGAACACGAACTTTTGAGACTCTGAAACTATTTGTGGGCATAGAACACAAACCTGTATCTTAGCCACAGCAAAGTCAGGCACAGGAGGGTTGTATATGGAGACTGAGGAGTCTGTGGGGTGGTTCTGGCACTGGAAGATCTGCTGCTGGGGGCTGCTGGGTACGTACTCCAACATCTCACACAGTGTGGAGACATCAATGTACTTTGGTGTGAGCCCTGCCCTCACAACATTGTCAGAACACGCCATGCACTCCATGCAGTCTGAAAACATTGAAGGTAAATGTTGATATCAAAACCTAGAATTCTAAAAACAATTACGAGTTTATTTCACGCTGTCAGAGAGGTAATCGGCATGAAATTACTTGATGTGAACTAAACTCAAATGCGTGGAAGAAAATGGCGGATGCTGTTTGAAAGTTTAAGCTGCAATCATTTTCTCGTATCAGTTTAATTCTGTTACTTTAAATCAATTGCTCTTTTTCCCAGTATTTTCacatattgtacatacatgtacaatgtattctacTCTTTCAATGTGATACTTTGTTGCAATATAATGTAATTTCATCATATGTTGCTAGGTGGCACAACTATGGGACAGTTTGTAGACAATGCAATTGTTCCAAATTTGccttatggtctcattgatgtattactccgcgagtgggtaccctaaaagagatccgagccaaaaactgaacggctgcatggacgcatgtttttagcggtgagaaattcgcTTTTGGCCAgccgaactgatatcaaaagttagattggtgaaagcttgcttgtaactgaagaaatcagcaggtaaagtttgacagccgcgcgctaggtcggaggtacacagtcctgggttctgcgtggtgcggttgtacgctAGCAAGGAAAAAAATGCCTTTTGCTGGGATTGACTGATTGTAGCTTGTAATTGCTATTAACAACAAACCTATGGATTCtagtcattggcaatttttttctattatatagAGTAAATTTGCTCAACAGAGAATaaaaaatctgctgacatttcatgtagcttcattataaaggCGACCAAgtaaaacacgaattataacatagaagtctatgggaagaggaaactcatcaatgagaccttatcaTCATCACAAATTCTCTTGACATACCAGGCCTTCTTTTCTCTCTGATGCTGCAATGCTATCTAGACCTGCTAGGTGGCATGACTGCAAAGGCCAGAAACTACAGTGATGGTAGCACATGTAGTGTCTCACCTCCTGACAGATATGCATGGGGCTTGTTTGGTCCCAGAAACATGGCCTCTCCAGGCTGCAGTCTCATGTGGTTGAGGAAGAAGATGACAAAACAGCCCACATCACCAGGGAACTGGGAGTGGAGCCGCTGGAACAACTCCTTATTACTGTCGGACATGGCAACATCACCTATATACATGGAAAACAGTATGGGGGAATGAGGCACAAATAGTAATGTTATGAACATTCTCATTAACCATGCAAGTAAAAACCTGATTTTCATGACTCATACATTTTGCAAAGTATATTTTCTCACAGAGAGaagttgctagcccttcccaaCATAGGACTTCATCATCATACATCCCTTCATAAAGACaagtgcagccccaactgaAATACCCAAGCCCCTATAcaatgtagctacatgtacctaataTTGAACATGCAGTCACCAAAGATACAACGAAACttgaaccaggagctcaactgtgaggctgatACCATTTGAGGTACAAGAACAATTCCCCTCTGTCCAAAGTCTTGCGCTGGTGGCCCACATAGTCCAAAATACAGAATATAATATGAAAGACGGATCTGAAAGCTATCATAGCATTTCATCagagattatgcaaatgaaatcctaatttgcataaatttaaGGCTGAGGAAAATCTTTTCCCCAGTTCTGTCTGACCTTGTTTTGCGAGCCTGTCCAGGAGTGAAGACAGCTGCTTGGCTACTGTGTCCTTGTCACAGGTCATGAGGGCAGTGAAGCACCTCTGCATGGCCCGGGACACCTGGTCTGGCTGGCCGGAGGACTGGGCGGTCATCAGGGCCTCTGCGGCCTCTGACCCGACTACAGCCTGGAACTCTGCAACACCTGAGGAACAGATAAACAGTTACCTACAAATGTACTCAGAATTCCTTGAACAACATTTAAAAGTTAGATCTTTTATGGAATTATCGTTGAGTCCTATTCTCAAGCTCAAACTTACCTGGagtaaaaataataaaaatctACATACTAGATCAGTAGACACTCACACATTTTCTTTAAgagggaaatgtttgcagtcGCTTTATTCTCACCTTTTTGAATTGTGACCCCTTCACTTAAACTTAGTTAAAACCATACTAAAAACTCTGTGTTCTATGCCCTTGATTAAACCACATTGTCAAAATTTTAAACACAACAAACACTCCGGATCCATTTTCTCCTATTTGCAAAATTAACCTGAGTCTAAAATGTGTATCCGTCAATCAGTTCAATTACTGTTTCCAAGAACTGTTAGTGCAACATCACTGAAAACTTCAATCAATGCTGCAAGTTAAATTGGCAAAATTAGGCATGACAAGAGATTCAATGTAATATAAGTTTAGCCAGCCACAAATGCTGCCTATAATATCAGTACCTTTCAGGAAGCCAACAATTTCTTCGAGTGGTCTGAATCCACAAAGACCTTCGAATGGAGTGAGAGCGATGGCCATCTCAGGCTTGTGGTTAGGGTCAGGGTACTTGTCAGGCCTAGCTGCATGCAGTTCTTCAGCATGTTGCTAGGGGAAGAAAGACGAGAAATTGTGATATCATAAATCACAACACAGTTAGAGATGGCAAACTTCACACCATATCCAGAAACTGAAATGGTTGGCCATGGTTTTAAAATCAATATGGGATTTGGAGAACATAAACTGTTTGCTAAATCATCACAATTGGATTAACCGGAATTCTAGACTCAGACTTCATTGGCTATCTGGCCCAATTGCTCTGGACACAAGACAGTTCATGAACGAGTTGCGCCAGCAATGGATCAAAATTTTCAGTAGTTGGTATTGCCCCCAGCCTAGCTAGGAGAAGGTTtttaacctttgatttcattgctgacgtcacacatgcATCGAGCCTCACATTCAGAGCAGATAGATAAAGACATAGGACTGAGCAATTCAGTTGAAAATTGGAAGCTCACCTGTGTTGgttatacacggatcaaatattcaacgaccactgtcaccttcttcaggatcaatactgattaCCAATCATTGATCTGTgaatacctttgtgttggaagctAGTTTAGCAATTGTACTATAAGCCCAACCATCCATAATGTAATCTACCAACTCAGATACAGTAAACTTTTCATGCTATTATAAAGTTGGGATGTTTACTAGTACCTTAGCTGGATGGGCCTGTATAGACAATGATGTGTTGACTGACAGGACCTTGAAGAGGAAAGGCAGCTGTTTGTCAAACTTGTGTAGCACCTTCTCCCCCAGTGCAGCAgggttgtcctgtacccactgTGCCAGGGATGTGTCAGCCATACCAGGGGACACAATGGTACTGGGGCCCTTGGGATGGGTCCCCATCCATAGCTGCAAGACAAAAAGGATATCTTAGGATCATCTTGTTCAAGAAAGTCATGATCataggtagcctgggtaccatatggaaagtagtttgctccggcattcattacatactatatatacagtcgcttctagctctgacactATATGTATTGTTTCTGAACTTTCtctctctgctgttccgtctgggatccttgaccATCTTAACATTTGGAATCGTCCACATTTTAGATGAGGgctcgttcgaaccggtgttccaacagcGGAAAATCCCTATGTCCCCTTGCGCATGCAGGCGctggcctgttgtcatcaacgagtgctctagaacccattccttaattcgctcataaactgacgttaccaccaagaggtttgaatgtgcaggtctccggATAGTATACGTAGAAGCGAACAGGTTTCCTGCGTGTGGGATTCCTGCTTTGTAAATGGTTGCTTTGTATACTTCCCCTGTTTTAGTGGAAAAGTGTCTCCTGTCATATAACATATGTAGGCTAAGGGTTTCCTTATAATCTGTTGCTGTATTGGTCAAGTAAAATTTGTGTTGCTTCTTAGTCTGCTTCCAAAGCAGTATAGTACTGTATTTAAAGTTCTCAGTGGTATTATACCAACATGACTGACCTCTGCATAGGTGGCACTGTTGTCGATGACAAAGTTGGGATCACTGCTGGCACTCAGCTTCGCCACCTCACTGTCAGGACCCACCTTCCCCCAGGCATACTGCTGCACAGCACACTTCAATGGGAAtactgagggggggggggggatatgtCAATACCGTTTATGATCATCATAGGGGGTAATAaaccctttcacagagatcagataCTACTAATGTAGAAGTTTTTCGGGACCATTACCTTTGACAAATTACATAGAATTGCTGTCATCGCACATACGTcttgatctctgtgaaagggcttataaacaaatacatttgtatatgtaagtttacttgtgtacaaaatgaaagagtgaaagaaagaaaagaaagcaagaaaaagAAAGGATAAAAAAAGTTCTGAACTTTTCTCTCAAGTGAATCAGGTGTGATATTGAACACTCACATGAATCATTTATCAGATGAATGTTTCAATCACACCATATCTATACATAACTTTTAGCTCAGATCATAAATTATCTACACAGACCTTTTCAACCGACCTTGATCTTTGTTCACTCTATAATTTTCCAAAGGTCGAATCAATCAACACAAtgcccctcccccacccaaACTTTACCCCTGCTCCTGTACATATGCTCTAAGTCTTCCTGGTTTTACCATTTCAGAAATTGCATATTCCAGTAGTGGCATGCGTGATTTTCCAAGACGCAGAAAATTGAGGAACAAACTTGCAGTAAGtgagtaagactaagagaaaGAAATCTCACCCAAAGCACTAGACATCTTCTGCTGAGCACGTCGTATTTCTGACCTTTGACCGGGCAAGTCTATTCTAACGAAAGGGAGAAATACCAATAATTTTAGACATATAGTATAATGATTCCAGTTGAAATGGATTGCAAAAACCatatcaaaatgatatatttactATTAATGATACTAATATTGTGGTATTTAACATGGTTTACCGTTATTTAACAAACTTTTTAATCCAATATGAGAACACCCTTATTCAGAATGTATCAGTCCATAATCCCATTGCGCCCTGAAAAGTGGAACCATCGGCGATTTTCTTCTGTCGTTTGGCAAGATTTTTGCCGTTTATTTGAGCTCGTATGCAATTTCGCAATGCTCTAACGGATAAATAACCTAGTCGTGATACAATTTTGTACTAATAGTGCGCTTTTCTGAGGAATTTTGAGTGTCATTTTTGCTGACGAAAGTTGAGAAAGTGTGGTCAGATTTTTGGTGAAAGAAGATGGCGGCCCCTCCTCCCATGGCGCCTTTCAACATGAACCAGGTTCAGTTCAGACCGCCTATGGACAACATGGGGAACGTACCCATGTCTAACGTAGGGATGGGACCAGGTAAGGATTCTTTACAGAAGTGGGGACGGTTTTTTAAAGGCTCACATAATTCGATAGACAACGGGTACGTTTGATTATCACCCCCAGGCCTCTTTGTTCCCTCTCCACGCTGTATCAAGAAGAGGATAAgagtataatacatgtatgttataggATAGAGTAGACTAGATTTTTCGGCCAGATAGAAGATTTCAGCTCCAGTTTTGGCCGCTGTTCAGTTGTATATCATGTAGGGGTACCCTTTACTGTAAGGAAGAAAATTACAACTGTACAGTAcataacagtggggttcaactGTTCAAgtgccgccaaactgaccatgccaaagggTAGGACATTTGCCGttttggcgtagtggttagGGCATTGGGAGCTGACAGCCCGGGTTCAGTGCAAGTTAGAATCCCAGGAGCCAGCAGACCgttagcctggtaaccataccataGGGTGCTTGCCTTTATGATAAAGAGATAAAGTTTATCTCTCCCATAACAGTGGGGGTCAAGTGCTGCCAAACTGACAACgtcaacagctctgagcttttggcatTGTGGTTTGCACATtagatttgtgatccggctgcccggtttcagtgcgggttcgaatcccgggagtcaggatattgcTTCTTTCTGTTGCTCCTTGGCCCTCTAGTTGTTTCACTGTGAGGGTAGCCGGCCCATCCAATTAATTACTGCAAAaggcagacagactgacagaagcaggtcaATGCTTAGCACACTAGGCCGGGTAAAGAACCTCAAAGCCGACCGGATAATGTCATTATTAATGATGACCAGGTTTataggagactgtttctactcgccccAAGTTTTGCAGCAGCACCAAAATTTCACACATTAGTGTTTTGTAGTACCACTAAATATACAAATCAAGGGCTTAGGTGTTGATAAGCGAGGAAAATTGCAGGTTTCTACCTGTTTTaccatgtaacgtccttggttttacCAACAATTTTGGGTATTTGCCTGCAAATTGTAGATTGCAGGTGACTATTTCACACCCAGAGATGGTTTGATTGAAAAATGTGACAAAGCAAAATTCTTAACCTTTAGTATTTTACAGTACTGTCAT includes the following:
- the LOC118428177 gene encoding mannose-6-phosphate isomerase-like, which gives rise to MSSALVFPLKCAVQQYAWGKVGPDSEVAKLSASSDPNFVIDNSATYAELWMGTHPKGPSTIVSPGMADTSLAQWVQDNPAALGEKVLHKFDKQLPFLFKVLSVNTSLSIQAHPAKQHAEELHAARPDKYPDPNHKPEMAIALTPFEGLCGFRPLEEIVGFLKGVAEFQAVVGSEAAEALMTAQSSGQPDQVSRAMQRCFTALMTCDKDTVAKQLSSLLDRLAKQGDVAMSDSNKELFQRLHSQFPGDVGCFVIFFLNHMRLQPGEAMFLGPNKPHAYLSGDCMECMACSDNVVRAGLTPKYIDVSTLCEMLEYVPSSPQQQIFQCQNHPTDSSVSIYNPPVPDFAVAKIQIPSDCAQPCSYTLEAVDSASIVLTIEGEGEGTTASVTEHKVKFSRGIVVFVSANQSVNISCRSKGMLMFRAFCPLE